Proteins encoded in a region of the Deltaproteobacteria bacterium genome:
- a CDS encoding periplasmic heavy metal sensor, producing the protein MKKRMKSMAIALVFGMLASLSLPGNAVAEEDYRMERPQMSGQRGGDNMKGPGRGGSQGGMKGNMPPGQWWRMPGAAEKLGLGREEQKRLDELYMTHRREMITLKGDVEKEKLEFEYLIDKETIDEQAVKGQFEKLHNARGKMSMARFSFLLEVRKILGYERYQKLKSEFQQRRMMRGDRGGRRPMGDERGEPRR; encoded by the coding sequence ATGAAAAAGAGAATGAAAAGTATGGCAATTGCCCTGGTATTCGGTATGCTGGCAAGCTTATCATTGCCGGGGAACGCTGTGGCAGAAGAAGATTATAGAATGGAGCGGCCCCAAATGTCTGGTCAGCGCGGCGGCGATAACATGAAAGGGCCGGGGCGAGGGGGTTCTCAGGGGGGAATGAAGGGGAACATGCCGCCGGGACAGTGGTGGCGCATGCCCGGCGCGGCGGAAAAACTGGGCCTTGGCCGGGAAGAGCAGAAGCGGCTTGATGAACTCTACATGACCCATCGCAGAGAGATGATTACACTGAAAGGTGATGTGGAGAAGGAAAAACTGGAATTCGAATATCTCATTGATAAGGAAACTATTGATGAACAGGCAGTGAAGGGACAATTTGAAAAACTGCATAATGCCAGGGGAAAGATGTCTATGGCACGTTTTAGCTTTCTCCTGGAGGTGAGAAAAATCCTGGGTTATGAAAGGTACCAGAAACTTAAGTCAGAGTTCCAGCAGCGAAGAATGATGAGGGGAGACCGGGGAGGAAGAAGGCCCATGGGGGATGAAAGAGGGGAACCGCGTCGATAA
- a CDS encoding TraR/DksA C4-type zinc finger protein produces MTAEERASIKLKIKASIEAVEENISSLEFSIGQLPNPDDLERHARIDMMNYKRNCEAQIRAAIKKKKELDVAQKRVDSDDYGICIECDKPIEVQKLLLIPETFYCVQCHKL; encoded by the coding sequence GTGACTGCAGAAGAAAGAGCAAGCATCAAGCTTAAAATCAAGGCAAGTATTGAAGCGGTAGAGGAAAACATTTCATCCCTCGAATTTTCCATCGGGCAACTCCCCAATCCTGACGACCTGGAACGTCATGCCCGTATAGACATGATGAATTATAAGAGAAATTGTGAAGCCCAGATAAGAGCTGCCATAAAAAAGAAAAAGGAACTTGATGTCGCGCAAAAAAGAGTGGACAGCGATGATTACGGTATCTGTATCGAATGTGACAAACCGATTGAAGTGCAAAAGCTGCTGCTTATACCGGAAACCTTTTACTGCGTGCAGTGCCATAAGCTGTAA
- a CDS encoding RNA polymerase sigma factor, producing the protein MKYLVVFNNKGEKTNQDATNMTDHYDRLPFLAEEAKGGSVEAANRIVSLLHKEVFRMIYYRIFSREDAEDLTQEVFIKMFKGMGKLDDTDKIRPWLFAIALNRVRDFKRWKSIERLFGRSYDELDKLSVEDSDPGAHMERMELIKNLQQFTDRLPGSEGEVFMLRFVDQLGIAEISSTLNKNESTVKTHLYRAIKKFRDDPFIQEMMKGGKV; encoded by the coding sequence ATGAAATATCTTGTCGTCTTTAACAACAAGGGAGAAAAAACGAATCAGGATGCGACTAATATGACAGATCATTATGACCGGCTCCCCTTTCTGGCCGAAGAGGCAAAAGGGGGGAGTGTTGAAGCGGCAAACCGTATTGTCTCTCTTTTGCATAAAGAGGTTTTTCGTATGATTTATTACCGCATCTTTTCCCGTGAAGATGCCGAAGATCTGACGCAAGAGGTATTTATTAAAATGTTTAAGGGGATGGGGAAACTGGACGACACGGACAAAATCAGGCCCTGGCTTTTCGCCATTGCACTTAACAGGGTGAGAGATTTTAAACGATGGAAATCGATAGAAAGGCTTTTTGGCAGGAGTTATGATGAACTTGATAAATTGTCCGTCGAAGACAGTGATCCCGGCGCTCATATGGAGAGGATGGAATTGATAAAAAATCTTCAACAATTTACTGATCGCCTTCCCGGGAGTGAAGGTGAGGTCTTTATGCTTCGTTTTGTCGACCAATTGGGGATTGCCGAAATTTCTTCAACGCTTAATAAAAATGAAAGTACCGTAAAAACCCATCTTTACAGGGCCATAAAGAAATTCAGGGACGATCCGTTTATTCAGGAAATGATGAAAGGAGGAAAGGTATGA